Proteins encoded together in one Impatiens glandulifera chromosome 1, dImpGla2.1, whole genome shotgun sequence window:
- the LOC124915692 gene encoding protein LIGHT-DEPENDENT SHORT HYPOCOTYLS 3-like, protein MDSFPNATAAAAAMMSATAGNNSGSPPPTSSSSSVSSSSSRYENQKRRDWNTFGQYLRNHRPPLCLSRCSGAHVLEFLRYLDQFGKTKVHTPMCPFYGHPNPPAPCPCPLRQAWGSLDALIGRLRAAYEENGGKPETNPFGARAVRLYLREVRDLQSKARGISYEKKKRKRPPPSLPQPPPPGPG, encoded by the coding sequence ATGGATTCCTTCCCAAACGCCactgccgccgccgccgcgATGATGTCAGCAACAGCAGGAAACAACTCAGGCAGCCCTCCACCgacgtcatcatcatcatcggtTTCATCTTCATCAAGTAGGTACGAGAATCAAAAGAGAAGAGACTGGAACACGTTCGGTCAATACCTAAGAAACCACCGGCCGCCGCTTTGTCTATCCAGATGTAGTGGGGCCCATGTTCTAGAGTTCCTTAGATACCTCGATCAGTTTGGAAAAACAAAGGTTCATACTCCGATGTGCCCTTTCTACGGGCACCCAAACCCTCCTGCCCCTTGCCCATGTCCACTACGTCAAGCGTGGGGCAGTCTTGATGCCTTAATCGGACGTCTAAGGGCTGCTTATGAAGAAAACGGTGGTAAACCGGAGACTAACCCTTTTGGAGCTCGAGCCGTTCGTTTATACCTTCGTGAAGTTCGCGATCTTCAGTCTAAGGCAAGAGGAATTAGCTATGAGAAGAAGAAACGCAAACGCCCACCTCCATCTCTACCTCAACCGCCACCGCCTGGCCCTGGTTGA